GAATTGAGCCGGTTGTATACCATGAAGAATGTTTTGATCGATATGGATGGCACCATAACTCAAAGTCGGGTCGGCTATGAGGAGGTTGGATTTCCCGAGTTTGTTCTGCGCGATTTGATCATGGAGGAAACGGGAACCGGGGAAAGTAAGGCGCTTGAACAGGTGTTGCGGATGGAAAGCACTGTTCCGGCCGGCGACCCTTTTCTTGCCCTGGCAAAACACAGAATCGGAATCACAGGGAAAGATTTGTGGAAAAGGATCGCCAGGGATGCTTTAAAGTATTTTCGTCCTTACGATGACGCCATGGACATGATAAAGATGTTATCCAAGGTCGGTTTCCGGCTTTATATTGCATCCAATGTCAGCCGCAGCCGGATATTGGCGATGCTGGCGAGCATCGGACTGCCTGCCGACTTGAAACGTTCGCGTGTTTTTTGCGAAGTGTATGGACATGAACTGGTCGGTTGCCTGAAAAGTTCTCCGGAATTTTACAGGAGAATGATGGCCAGGGAAGGATTGCTTGGAAAAGAGACTGTCATGATCGGCGACAATCCGCATGACGACTGTTTGTCCGCACTCGCGGCCGGTATCTGCATGTCGGTAATCGTGAATAGGAAGCAGAAGGAAGATATAAAAAAGGCGGAATCGGCCTATTACGTTAAAAGCCTTATGCTGGTTCCCGGACTTCTGAAGGCAAGAAGTGGCTCGTGATCCGTGGCGGCATGGTGAACGATTATGAGTGCTTGGATAATTCCGTAATTTAAATCAGCAGGAGAAGAGGAAACGTTATGCAAGCGATCGGGAAGGCTGGAATTATTTTCCTTATTTTGATGGGCGTTTGTCTGGCGGGATGTTCGGATAAAGAGGGACATTTTGCGGGTGCGGCGGTGTCTCCGTCCAAGCCTGCATCGGTTGTTTTGATTGATGCTCGTGACGTTCAGAAATGGACCACGGAAACGCAGGAATTATGTGCTTTATCGGAGGAGAGTGGAAGTGCTGGCGGGCGTTCATTGCTTCTGGCGATACCTGAGGGCGAAACCAACCGTATGCGAAGGGCGGTCTGGTCTTATTCTGTGGCCGAGGAAAGAGAATATGCCGGCAGACTCAGGGTTTATTTCCGATATAAGACGGAGAATGTCGCCCCTATGACGGACTATACCTGGAACATGCCTTTAATGCAAATAAGAGGCATTTTGACCGACAGACAATCAAACCTCATCGCGAACATCCCTGGTAAAAAGGGAAATAACGATTGGACGGAATGCGAAAAGACGATCGTCCTGTCCGAAGGCGTGCGAGGTTTCCGCGTCGATATAATATTGCAACAGAGCACCGGCAAGGCCTGGTTCGACGATTTGCGTGTCGATTATGTTCCTTTTTCCGCAAAGGACAAGGCGCGAGCGATTGAACTTGACTGCGGCGGGCGGAAAATGAAAGTTTATTGCGAGCTGTCATGCAAAAAGGCCGACGATCCTTTACCGCAGAGGATCGTAAAAAAATGGGGGCACTATGGATTCGCCCCCTATATCCGCGAAGATCCGCGCGATGTTTGTCCAGAAAGCATCCCGCGACCGGATGAGATTGGCAATATAATATCGCTTTTTGCCGCAAGGGGGGAATATGAGCCGTTCTGGATCAGTGTTTATTCATTTAAAACTCTGAAGAAAGTAAGGATAAAGCTGGCTGAACTGGTAAACGCGAACGGCGACAAGATATCCCAAGATAATGTCGATGCGCGTATTGTCAAATGCTGGCCAATGGGGAACGCGGGGCTTTTCGAGGGGTATGACCGTATCTATATTGTGAAGCCCGAGCTGCTTCTTAAAAAAAGTTCGCTCGATGTTCCGGAAAATACCAGTCAGTCGTTTTATTTTACGATCAAGATACCGGAGACCGCAAAGCCGGGCACATATCGAGGGAAATATGTTATCGAGTCGGACAGCGGACGTTCCCGGTCGGTGCCGGTTTGTATTGAAGTTTTGCCGTTTTCCCTGGATGCGCCTGACAACATGAACTGGTTCATGCATTGCACCGGCAATTTCGAAGCACTTCGCAAGCCCGGCATGAACATGATTGAAGCCGCAACTGTTGCCATGCGGGACATCAAGGAACACGGGATAGAGGGAATAGTTCTGGGGTGCGGTTACGGTCCGCCCGCGAAACTCAAAGTCGTGGACGGGAAACTGGTGTTGGTGGGATTCCCCAAGGTTGAGATGGTGATTCCGGCCATGAAGCGGGCCGGATTAAAAGGCCCCCTGATAATTCACTGCGGAACCATGCTTGAGAATCAGGTGGCCGAGGCATTGGGCGTTGAGAAACCGCCGGTTGCGGATCAGGGCCATGGCGGAAAAAGTAAAACAATGGAAACGCCTGAATTCAAAGAGGCATTCAAGGCCGCCCTTCGGGAGATTGACAAATTGGTCAAGAAACTGGGAGGGAAGGATTTTGACTGGTATTATGAAGGCATAGATGAACCGGGCGGCCGGGCCGCCGGGGGCAGGCCGGAACGCGCCCTTTGGCAATGGCCGTTGGCAAAAGAAGCCGGATTTAAGGGTGCCGCGTATATTTCCGGAGATTTTTGGAAAAAACTTGCGCCGTTCAATACCATACAAATTTTTAGCGGCGATGTGGTGTATTCAAGCGGGAAAAATGCCGAAATTTTACGCGACATCTCGC
The Kiritimatiellia bacterium DNA segment above includes these coding regions:
- a CDS encoding DUF6067 family protein; this encodes MTDYTWNMPLMQIRGILTDRQSNLIANIPGKKGNNDWTECEKTIVLSEGVRGFRVDIILQQSTGKAWFDDLRVDYVPFSAKDKARAIELDCGGRKMKVYCELSCKKADDPLPQRIVKKWGHYGFAPYIREDPRDVCPESIPRPDEIGNIISLFAARGEYEPFWISVYSFKTLKKVRIKLAELVNANGDKISQDNVDARIVKCWPMGNAGLFEGYDRIYIVKPELLLKKSSLDVPENTSQSFYFTIKIPETAKPGTYRGKYVIESDSGRSRSVPVCIEVLPFSLDAPDNMNWFMHCTGNFEALRKPGMNMIEAATVAMRDIKEHGIEGIVLGCGYGPPAKLKVVDGKLVLVGFPKVEMVIPAMKRAGLKGPLIIHCGTMLENQVAEALGVEKPPVADQGHGGKSKTMETPEFKEAFKAALREIDKLVKKLGGKDFDWYYEGIDEPGGRAAGGRPERALWQWPLAKEAGFKGAAYISGDFWKKLAPFNTIQIFSGDVVYSSGKNAEILRDISQYKNVPFHYGYSGCYDGLPGGLMPSRWGAGFLSYISKVRGEVTWLYELGSTTDPNGVNQLKFYPKITYCVTSGEITPTLQWEGVREGIDDYRYVYTLRKLIEENSKCPGKREKSSEIDAKLETILATVPWGEDFGRVTDVFNNAMAAKYRRQIADWIYALMKN
- a CDS encoding HAD family hydrolase, with amino-acid sequence MKNVLIDMDGTITQSRVGYEEVGFPEFVLRDLIMEETGTGESKALEQVLRMESTVPAGDPFLALAKHRIGITGKDLWKRIARDALKYFRPYDDAMDMIKMLSKVGFRLYIASNVSRSRILAMLASIGLPADLKRSRVFCEVYGHELVGCLKSSPEFYRRMMAREGLLGKETVMIGDNPHDDCLSALAAGICMSVIVNRKQKEDIKKAESAYYVKSLMLVPGLLKARSGS